One genomic window of Quercus robur chromosome 6, dhQueRobu3.1, whole genome shotgun sequence includes the following:
- the LOC126732851 gene encoding E3 ubiquitin-protein ligase APD2-like isoform X2, with the protein MCSTIHVLSRVQLDLANSQSFNLTGSKEDDIDKWCFAIAFVARLFIYAAVLALLAIVVFMIMRYLENLEDRRIEGEEVGTETNPLLSAKTMPITYGTCGDDLESGNFSCSSSSNSGSSNNTSTSSEDLYDGKVCVICYDEQRNCFFVPCGHCASCYACAQRIFNEENKTCPVCRRSIGKIRKLFAS; encoded by the exons ATGTGTTCCACAATACACGTACTGAGTCGAGTACAGCTCGACTTGGCTAACTCCCAATCCTTTAATTTAACCGGGTCCAAAGAA GATGATATAGATAAATGGTGCTTCGCGATTGCTTTTGTGGCTCGATTGTTTATTTATGCTGCAGTTTTAG CATTGCTCGCGATTGTTGTATTTATGATTATGAGGTATCTTGAAAACTTGGAGGATCGGAGGATCGAAGGGGAAGAGGTAGGAACTGAAACAAATCCATTGTTGTCAGCAAAGACAATGCCAATCACATATGGAACTTGTGGAGACGATTTGGAATCAGGGAATTTTAGTTGTAGTAGTAGTAGCAATAGTGGTAGTAGTAATAATACTAGTACTTCCTCAGAGGACTTGTATGATGGAAAAGTATGTGTAATATGCTATGATGAGCAACGCAATTGTTTCTTTGTGCCTTGTGGTCACTGTGCTTCCTGTTATGCCTGTGCTCAAAG GATTTTTAATGAAGAAAACAAGACGTGCCCAGTATGCCGAAGATCCATTGgcaaaataagaaaactttttGCCTCTtag
- the LOC126732851 gene encoding E3 ubiquitin-protein ligase APD2-like isoform X1, with translation MCSTIHVLSRVQLDLANSQSFNLTGSKEVYMDDIDKWCFAIAFVARLFIYAAVLALLAIVVFMIMRYLENLEDRRIEGEEVGTETNPLLSAKTMPITYGTCGDDLESGNFSCSSSSNSGSSNNTSTSSEDLYDGKVCVICYDEQRNCFFVPCGHCASCYACAQRIFNEENKTCPVCRRSIGKIRKLFAS, from the exons ATGTGTTCCACAATACACGTACTGAGTCGAGTACAGCTCGACTTGGCTAACTCCCAATCCTTTAATTTAACCGGGTCCAAAGAAGTATATATG GATGATATAGATAAATGGTGCTTCGCGATTGCTTTTGTGGCTCGATTGTTTATTTATGCTGCAGTTTTAG CATTGCTCGCGATTGTTGTATTTATGATTATGAGGTATCTTGAAAACTTGGAGGATCGGAGGATCGAAGGGGAAGAGGTAGGAACTGAAACAAATCCATTGTTGTCAGCAAAGACAATGCCAATCACATATGGAACTTGTGGAGACGATTTGGAATCAGGGAATTTTAGTTGTAGTAGTAGTAGCAATAGTGGTAGTAGTAATAATACTAGTACTTCCTCAGAGGACTTGTATGATGGAAAAGTATGTGTAATATGCTATGATGAGCAACGCAATTGTTTCTTTGTGCCTTGTGGTCACTGTGCTTCCTGTTATGCCTGTGCTCAAAG GATTTTTAATGAAGAAAACAAGACGTGCCCAGTATGCCGAAGATCCATTGgcaaaataagaaaactttttGCCTCTtag